In Topomyia yanbarensis strain Yona2022 chromosome 2, ASM3024719v1, whole genome shotgun sequence, one DNA window encodes the following:
- the LOC131678509 gene encoding serine/threonine-protein kinase GL21140 isoform X1 has translation MEVSNHTASTLSRSNSRTSSNSELEKELIDLEISGTHNKSSTLKKRISSSRTPAKKAKRIRFFRNGDRFYSGSTIPVSGERYRSFDSLTEDLTRLLEDSVTLTGAIRTIYTLDGRKVEKVEDLEDGKSYVCSCNNEGFKKIDYNTNNTAIKNTNRLSRLIRPLSPIKNGSNGTMPLKEISSFVHPRIVTLIRNGVKPRKILRLLLNKRNSPTYEHVLTAITQCVKLDTGCVRKVFTVSGTPVLKLVDFFGEEDVFFAYGNERVGNDDFELEPDERKIIQANKKTLRSNTTRTGPKPKMPIKSHNDTFVCVDETVLNGVISPDSLPLELQSKYTLGSIIGDGNFAVVLKLKDKSSNADYALKIIDKSKCSGKGHYLAAEIRVMKKLNHPCIIQLIQDIETMNNMYLVLELVRGGDLFDAITRVTRFSENQSKIMIKHLSSAMSYMHALSIVHRDIKPENLLVELDRDGNVMLLKLGDFGLACEVTEPLLSVCGTPTYVAPEILMETGYGVKIDVWAAGIILYILLCGFPPFVSPDNQQEQLFDAILNGFFDFPAPYWNNIGDSVRDLIINMLQSDPELRFSSEDILDHPWLTSDVVGDTRDPNGYRIISNLVY, from the exons ATGGAGGTGAGCAATCACACTGCTTCGACACTAAGTCGAAGCAATAGCCGGACGAGCTCCAACTCGGAGCTAGAGAAGGAACTGATTGATTTAGAAATCAGCGGTACACATAACAAATCCAGCACACTCAAAAAACGGATCTCAAGCAGTCGAACGCCAGCTAAAAAGGCTAAGCGGATACGATTTTTTCGGAATGGTGACAGATTTTATTCCGGAAGTACCATACCTGTGTCGGGGGAGAGATATAG GTCGTTTGATAGTTTAACAGAAGACCTAACAAGACTGTTAGAAGATAGTGTAACTCTCACGGGAGCCATCCGGACAATTTACACGCTCGACGGAAGGAAAGTGGAAAAGGTCGAAGACCTTGAAGATGGTAAAAGCTACGTATGTTCCTGCAATAATGAAGGTTTCAAAAAGATAGATTACAACACAAATAACACAGCAATTAAAAACACAAATAGACTGTCTAG ACTAATACGTCCATTATCGCCTATCAAAAATGGATCCAATGGCACAATGCCTCTTAAAGAGATCAGCTCATTTGTCCATCCTAGGATTGTTACCCTGATTCGAAACGGTGTGAAGCCTCGTAAG ATACTCCGGTTGCTGCTGAACAAGCGTAACAGTCCAACGTACGAGCACGTGCTGACAGCAATCACGCAATGCGTCAAGCTGGACACCGGTTGTGTGCGGAAGGTGTTCACCGTTTCGGGGACGCCGGTGCTCAAATTGGTGGATTTCTTTGGCGAAGAGGACGTATTCTTTGCTTACGGTAACGAACGGGTCGGGAACGATGATTTCGAGCTGGAACCAGACGAACGGAAAATCATTCAGGCGAACAAGAAAACGCTACGCAGCAATACCACCCGAACAGGACCGAAGCCCAAGATGCCCATCAAGAGCCACAACGATACGTTTGTGTGCGTAGATGAAACCGTGCTGAATGGAGTAATTTCGCCGGATTCGTTACCCCTGGAGCTGCAGAGCAAGTATACGCTTGGATCGATTATAG GCGATGGAAACTTTGCTGTTGTGTTAAAACTGAAAGACAAATCATCGAACGCCGATTATGCGCTCAAAATAATCGACAAATCAAAGTGTTCCGGAAAG GGCCACTATCTAGCGGCAGAGATTCGTGTGATGAAGAAGCTGAACCATCCGTGTATCATCCAGCTGATACAGGACATTGAGACGATGAACAACATGTATCTGGTGCTGGAGTTGGTACGAGGCGGAGATTTGTTTGACGCCATCACGAGGGTAACCCGGTTCTCTGAAAATCAATCCAAAATCATGATAAAGCATCTGTCTTCGGCGATGTCGTACATGCACGCCCTCAGCATCGTGCATCGGGACATAAAACcagaaaatttgttg GTTGAATTGGACAGGGATGGCAATGTAATGCTGCTGAAGCTAGGCGATTTTGGACTAGCCTGTGAAGTTACGGAACCATTGCTATCGGTATGCGGGACGCCTACTTACGTGGCACCGGAGATCCTCATGGAAACTGGTTATGGCGTAAAG ATTGACGTGTGGGCCGCCGGTATTATTCTATACATTCTACTCTGTGGATTTCCACCATTCGTTTCACCCGACAATCAGCAGGAGCAGCTGTTCGACGCTATTCTGAATGGTTTCTTTGACTTTCCTGCGCCCTACTGGAATAACATTGGCGACAGTGTACGAGATCTGATTATCAACATGCTGCAGTCCGATCCAGAACTGAGGTTTTCTAGTGAGGACATTCTCGATCATCCCTGGCTGACGAGCGACGTGGTCGGAGACACACGAGATCCCAACGGGTACCGAATCATCTCCAATCTGGTGTACTAG
- the LOC131678509 gene encoding serine/threonine-protein kinase GL21140 isoform X2, whose protein sequence is MEVSNHTASTLSRSNSRTSSNSELEKELIDLEISGTHNKSSTLKKRISSSRTPAKKAKRIRFFRNGDRFYSGSTIPVSGERYRSFDSLTEDLTRLLEDSVTLTGAIRTIYTLDGRKVEKVEDLEDGKSYVCSCNNEGFKKIDYNTNNTAIKNTNRLSRLIRPLSPIKNGSNGTMPLKEISSFVHPRIVTLIRNGVKPRKILRLLLNKRNSPTYEHVLTAITQCVKLDTGCVRKVFTVSGTPVLKLVDFFGEEDVFFAYGNERVGNDDFELEPDERKIIQANKKTLRSNTTRTGPKPKMPIKSHNDTFVCVDETVLNGVISPDSLPLELQSKYTLGSIIGDGNFAVVLKLKDKSSNADYALKIIDKSKCSGKGHYLAAEIRVMKKLNHPCIIQLIQDIETMNNMYLVLELVRGGDLFDAITRVTRFSENQSKIMIKHLSSAMSYMHALSIVHRDIKPENLLVELDRDGNVMLLKLGDFGLACEVTEPLLSVCGTPTYVAPEILMETGYGVKIDVWAAGIILYILLCGFPPFVSPDNQQEQLFDAILNGFFDFPAPYWNNIGDSVRDLIINMLQSDPELRFSSEDILDHPWLTSDVVGDTRDPNGTE, encoded by the exons ATGGAGGTGAGCAATCACACTGCTTCGACACTAAGTCGAAGCAATAGCCGGACGAGCTCCAACTCGGAGCTAGAGAAGGAACTGATTGATTTAGAAATCAGCGGTACACATAACAAATCCAGCACACTCAAAAAACGGATCTCAAGCAGTCGAACGCCAGCTAAAAAGGCTAAGCGGATACGATTTTTTCGGAATGGTGACAGATTTTATTCCGGAAGTACCATACCTGTGTCGGGGGAGAGATATAG GTCGTTTGATAGTTTAACAGAAGACCTAACAAGACTGTTAGAAGATAGTGTAACTCTCACGGGAGCCATCCGGACAATTTACACGCTCGACGGAAGGAAAGTGGAAAAGGTCGAAGACCTTGAAGATGGTAAAAGCTACGTATGTTCCTGCAATAATGAAGGTTTCAAAAAGATAGATTACAACACAAATAACACAGCAATTAAAAACACAAATAGACTGTCTAG ACTAATACGTCCATTATCGCCTATCAAAAATGGATCCAATGGCACAATGCCTCTTAAAGAGATCAGCTCATTTGTCCATCCTAGGATTGTTACCCTGATTCGAAACGGTGTGAAGCCTCGTAAG ATACTCCGGTTGCTGCTGAACAAGCGTAACAGTCCAACGTACGAGCACGTGCTGACAGCAATCACGCAATGCGTCAAGCTGGACACCGGTTGTGTGCGGAAGGTGTTCACCGTTTCGGGGACGCCGGTGCTCAAATTGGTGGATTTCTTTGGCGAAGAGGACGTATTCTTTGCTTACGGTAACGAACGGGTCGGGAACGATGATTTCGAGCTGGAACCAGACGAACGGAAAATCATTCAGGCGAACAAGAAAACGCTACGCAGCAATACCACCCGAACAGGACCGAAGCCCAAGATGCCCATCAAGAGCCACAACGATACGTTTGTGTGCGTAGATGAAACCGTGCTGAATGGAGTAATTTCGCCGGATTCGTTACCCCTGGAGCTGCAGAGCAAGTATACGCTTGGATCGATTATAG GCGATGGAAACTTTGCTGTTGTGTTAAAACTGAAAGACAAATCATCGAACGCCGATTATGCGCTCAAAATAATCGACAAATCAAAGTGTTCCGGAAAG GGCCACTATCTAGCGGCAGAGATTCGTGTGATGAAGAAGCTGAACCATCCGTGTATCATCCAGCTGATACAGGACATTGAGACGATGAACAACATGTATCTGGTGCTGGAGTTGGTACGAGGCGGAGATTTGTTTGACGCCATCACGAGGGTAACCCGGTTCTCTGAAAATCAATCCAAAATCATGATAAAGCATCTGTCTTCGGCGATGTCGTACATGCACGCCCTCAGCATCGTGCATCGGGACATAAAACcagaaaatttgttg GTTGAATTGGACAGGGATGGCAATGTAATGCTGCTGAAGCTAGGCGATTTTGGACTAGCCTGTGAAGTTACGGAACCATTGCTATCGGTATGCGGGACGCCTACTTACGTGGCACCGGAGATCCTCATGGAAACTGGTTATGGCGTAAAG ATTGACGTGTGGGCCGCCGGTATTATTCTATACATTCTACTCTGTGGATTTCCACCATTCGTTTCACCCGACAATCAGCAGGAGCAGCTGTTCGACGCTATTCTGAATGGTTTCTTTGACTTTCCTGCGCCCTACTGGAATAACATTGGCGACAGTGTACGAGATCTGATTATCAACATGCTGCAGTCCGATCCAGAACTGAGGTTTTCTAGTGAGGACATTCTCGATCATCCCTGGCTGACGAGCGACGTGGTCGGAGACACACGAGATCCCAACGG TACCGAGTGA